The sequence GTAGAATGTTTGGTACAGATGGTGTTAGAGGAATAGCTAATGCAGAGTTAACAGCAGAAACAGCATATAATTTAGGAAGAGCAGGAGCCTTTGTTTTAACGGAAGGTACTCACAAACCTAAAATCTTAGTTGGTAAGGACACTAGAATATCTGGAGATATGTTAGAATCAGCTTTGGTTTCTGGAATACTTTCAGTAGGAGCAGAAGCAGTATGTGTTGGGGTAGTGCCTACACCAGCTATCGCATATCTAAATAGAGAATATGGAGCAGATGCAGGAATAATGATTTCAGCTTCTCATAATCCAGTTGAGTACAACGGAATAAAGTTTTTTGATGAAAAAGGATATAAGCTTCCAGATGATTTAGAAGATGAAATTCAAAGTGTAATAGATAGTGGATTCCTAGGAGTTCCAAGTCCAGTTGGAGAAAACTTAGGAAGAAAGAGAAAAGAAATTGGTGCATTGGATGATTATATAACTTTTGCTAAATCAACCATACCAGTAAATTTAAAAGGATTAAAAGTTGCATTAGATTGTGCAAATGGTGCTTGTTATGAAGCAGCAGTAAAGGCATTCAGAGATTTAGGTGCAGATGTTTTCGTTATAAATGATAATCCAGATGGAACTAACATAAATGAAAATTGTGGATCAACACATCCAGAAGAGCTAATGGAATATGTAGTTAAGAAGAAGTGCGATATGGGTTTTGCCTTTGATGGTGATGCTGATAGATGTTTAGCTGTAGATGATAAAGGAAAGTTAATAAATGGAGATTATATACTTACTTTATGTGCAAAGCATCTAAAGGACATGGGAAGACTTAAGGATAATACTTTAGTTGTTACAGTAATGAGTAACTTAGGTTTAAAGCTTGCTTGTGAAAAAGAAGGAATTAATCTTAAAATCACAACTGTTGGAGATAGATATGTTTTAGAGGAAATGGTGAAGAATGGATATGTTCTTGGTGGAGAACAATCAGGACACGTAATCTTCCTTGATTACAATTCTACTGGTGATGGTTTAGTTACTGCATTACAAGTAGCTTACACTGTTAAAAAGAGCGGAGAAAAGTTAAGTGAATTAGCTTCAATAATGAAGGAATTACCTCAAGTTTTAGCAAATGCAAAGATACCAAATGATAAAAAGAATATTCATGAAAAAGACGAAGAAATAATTGCAGAAATTAAGAAAATAGAAGAGTCTCTTCATGGAGTGGGCAGAGTTCTTATAAGACCTTCAGGTACAGAACCCCTAGTTAGAGTTATGCTAGAAGGAGAAAATCAAGAAGAAATAGATAAGATGGCTCATGATTTAGCAAAACTTATAGAACAAAAAGCTAATGCATAGAAATATATTGAAAATGACTGTAATTTAATTACAGTCATTTTTTGTGTATTTGAATAAATTGTAAAATCCTTGTCTAAAATTTTAATATAGATTTTAGATAAAGGGAGTTGAAGCATATGAGCAAGAAAAAGGTAGTTTTAATATTTGTATTAGGAATATTAGTAGGTGCACTTGCAGGGTTTAAATTAGGTATAGAATATAATCTGAAAAAGATAAATAATGCTGTATTGGTTCAAGAGGAAAGTAAAGCTACAATAGCCAAAAGCAAGGTAAATGAACAAATGACTAAATTAAGTAGTCTAATAAATAATGATGATAATAGATTATTTGAACTGGTGAATAAGGATAATATACTTGAATCAAGCTATATTCCAAGTGATTTGGTATATCCTAAAGTAAACTGTGTAATATCAGGAAAGGATAATAGAAATCTAATGAGAAGAACTGCCGCTTCTGCTTTAGAAGAAATGTTTAATGCAGCTAAAAAAGATAATGTACAATTATATTTAAATAGTGCTTTTAGAGCATACTTGACACAAAAAGCAGTTTACCAAGCTGGAGAACAGAACAGTACAACCACTGGAGATTATATAGCAAGACCAGGAGAAAGTGAACATCAAACAGGGTTAGCTGTGGATATATGCAGTAAAAGTGCGAATTATAAGTTGGATGAGAATTTTGGTAATACAAAAGAAGGAAAATGGCTCTTAGCCAATGCTTATAAATATGGATTCATTTTAAGATACCCTAAGGATAAAGAATCAATTACCGGTTATAATTATGAAGCGTGGCATTATAGGTATGTTGGTACTGAATTGGCTAAATATCTTAATGATAATAAGCTCACTCTTGACGAGGTTTATAATCAAATTAAGTTAACAAAGAAATAAATATCTAGTGGTATAGACCAATATACATGAAATATCGAGATATATAGAGGTATATACAGATAATTAAAGATAATCGATAAAAATAGTGAAAAAACTGTGAATTTCGGATATAAGTGTGGACAAATTAAAAGTATAGGTATAGAATAATAGTGGAATTAATATTAAAGGATAACTTTAGTATTGTTTCACTATTATTTTTTTAGGAGGCGGTGCTATAGCTAAAGAAAATTTATAAGATTTTATTTTGTCAACGTATAGGAATGAAAAAAATGTTAGCGCCAGAGCTTAAGAAATATGAAAGTCTTAAGTTGACGAGGATGAGGAGTATCGAAAGTTTCGGCGGATACCTCACGGTATGAAAACACTATCGTTAAAGATTGGCAAACCTTAAAAGCAATTTTGAGAACAAAATCAATCAGGTGTTTTATTTAAATAAGTTTAATTAAAAAGGAGAATTTTTTTATGTGCGGAATAGTTGGTTTTGTAGGCCAGAGACAAGCAGCAGATGTATTAGTAGAAGGATTATCAAAGTTAGAATATAGAGGATATGACTCAGCAGGAGTTGCAGTAATAGAAGATGGAGAAATAGAAATAAGAAAATGCAAAGGAAGACTTGCAAACTTGTCATCTAAGTTAAAAGATGAACCAGTTCATGGAACAATGGGTATTGGGCATACAAGATGGGCAACTCATGGAGAACCATCAGATGTAAATTCTCACCCACATTCAAATACAAGTGAAACAATAAGTGTTGTTCACAATGGTATTATTGAAAATTATCTTAAGCTTAGAGAAAAACTAGAAGCAAAGGGATATAAATTCTTTTCTCAAACAGATACAGAAGTAATTCCAAACCTTATAGATTACTACTACAAAGGCGATTTATTAGAAGCTGTTAAGAAAGCAACAACTAAGATGGAAGGAAGCTATGCAATTGGTGTAATCAGCAAGAACGAACCAGGTAAGTTAGTTGCAGTTAGAAAGGACAGCCCATTAATAGTTGGTCTTGGAAAAGATGAATTCTTTATAGCATCAGATATTCCAGCTGTTTTAAACTATACAAGAGATGTTTATCTTCTAGAAGATAAAGAATTCGTTGTAATGACTAAAGACGGTGTAACTTTATATGATGAAGATGGAGAAATGGTTAATAAGGATGTTTATCATGTAACTTGGGATGCTCATGCAGCAGAAAAAGGTGGATACGAAGACTTCATGATAAAAGAAATTCATGAACAACCAAAGGCAATAAAGGATACAATGACTTCAAGATTAGTAGCAGGTCAAGATATTGTTTTAGATAAGATTCACTTAACTAAAGAGCAATTAGATAATGTAGATAAGATTTATATAATTGGTTGTGGAACAGCATATCATGCAGGTTTAGTAGGAAAGAATATTATAGAAAAGTTAGCAAGAATACCAGTAGAAGTTGATATAGCTTCAGAATTTAGATATAGAGATCCACTAATAACAGATAGAACTTTAATTATAGTTATTTCTCAATCAGGAGAAACAGCAGATACTCTTGCAGTTCTTAGAGATGGAAAGAAGAAGGGTGCTAGAGTAGTAGCTATAACTAATGTAGTTGGAAGTTCAGTTTCAAGAGAAGCTGATGATGTATTCTATACTTGGGCTGGTCCTGAAATAGCAGTTGCATCTACAAAAGCTTATGTAACTCAATTAGTTGCACTTTATATCTTAACTTTATATCTTGCAGATTTAAAGGGAACTTTAAGCAAGGAAGAGATAGAAAAAATAAAGACAGAAATGTTAACTTTACCAGAAAAGGCTGAAACTCTATTAAACAAC comes from Clostridium sp. TW13 and encodes:
- the glmM gene encoding phosphoglucosamine mutase gives rise to the protein MSRMFGTDGVRGIANAELTAETAYNLGRAGAFVLTEGTHKPKILVGKDTRISGDMLESALVSGILSVGAEAVCVGVVPTPAIAYLNREYGADAGIMISASHNPVEYNGIKFFDEKGYKLPDDLEDEIQSVIDSGFLGVPSPVGENLGRKRKEIGALDDYITFAKSTIPVNLKGLKVALDCANGACYEAAVKAFRDLGADVFVINDNPDGTNINENCGSTHPEELMEYVVKKKCDMGFAFDGDADRCLAVDDKGKLINGDYILTLCAKHLKDMGRLKDNTLVVTVMSNLGLKLACEKEGINLKITTVGDRYVLEEMVKNGYVLGGEQSGHVIFLDYNSTGDGLVTALQVAYTVKKSGEKLSELASIMKELPQVLANAKIPNDKKNIHEKDEEIIAEIKKIEESLHGVGRVLIRPSGTEPLVRVMLEGENQEEIDKMAHDLAKLIEQKANA
- the glmS gene encoding glutamine--fructose-6-phosphate transaminase (isomerizing), which produces MCGIVGFVGQRQAADVLVEGLSKLEYRGYDSAGVAVIEDGEIEIRKCKGRLANLSSKLKDEPVHGTMGIGHTRWATHGEPSDVNSHPHSNTSETISVVHNGIIENYLKLREKLEAKGYKFFSQTDTEVIPNLIDYYYKGDLLEAVKKATTKMEGSYAIGVISKNEPGKLVAVRKDSPLIVGLGKDEFFIASDIPAVLNYTRDVYLLEDKEFVVMTKDGVTLYDEDGEMVNKDVYHVTWDAHAAEKGGYEDFMIKEIHEQPKAIKDTMTSRLVAGQDIVLDKIHLTKEQLDNVDKIYIIGCGTAYHAGLVGKNIIEKLARIPVEVDIASEFRYRDPLITDRTLIIVISQSGETADTLAVLRDGKKKGARVVAITNVVGSSVSREADDVFYTWAGPEIAVASTKAYVTQLVALYILTLYLADLKGTLSKEEIEKIKTEMLTLPEKAETLLNNLETMQKFASKSYMEKDIFFLGRGLDYAVSLEGSLKLKEISYIHAEAYAGGELKHGPIALIEPGTVVIATLTQETLLDKMVSNIREVVTRGAKVLGIAFEGSTEIEKTCDYAIYIPRTMELLAPILSVIPHQLISYYVAKQKGCDVDKPRNLAKSVTVE